The following nucleotide sequence is from Deltaproteobacteria bacterium.
TGGTGAAAAGAACAAGGGTGGCGCCCTGAACCAGGCCATTGAGCATCACCACAACCTGCCCATAAATGTGAAAGAAGGGCAAGAAGGCTATGACGACTTCCTTACCCTCCTCAAATATGGGCCAGAAGGAAACGGTCTGGGCCTGAAGTGAGACTATATTATGATGAGTCAAGATGGCCGCCTTAGGGAGTCCGGTAGTTCCTCCGGTATAGGGCAGGGCTGCGATATCTTCCCTGGGCTGAATCTCGATTTTGGGAGGTCGAGGTGGATATTTCTTGATCAGGGTCTGAAACTTAAGAAGGCCGGCCTCGTCAATATACTTGGGAGTTGGTACGTGCATTTCCCCATAGACCTTTCCCAGGGCACTCTTACCCAGCTGCTTTTTGAGCAGAGGGAGGTACTCCGCGATATTGGTCAGAATCACATTCTTGAGGGAAATGCCGGTCTTCTCAACGTTATCATAGAGGATATCCTGGCAGATGATCGTCTCGGCCTCACTGTCCTCAAGCTGATGCTTAACTTCCTTGCTGGTATAAACCGGGCTGATGGGAGTGACCTTGGCCCCTACTTTAAGTGCCGCAAAATAGGCGATAACATACTGCGGGCAATTCAAGAGATACAAGGCCACCGTTTGGCCTTTGATCACTCCAAGATCAGCCAGGGCAGTGGCGAACCGGTCGATCAACTCCTTAAGTTTCTTGTAGCTGATCTTATTTCCGTAAAAAATCAATGCGGTCTTGCTCGCGTATTTATCCGCCCTCTGGTCAAATAGCTCAGGTACGGATATCTCGGGAACATCCACCTCACTGGGAACGCCCTTCGGGTAATATTTCAGCCAGGGTTTGGACAGGTAGAGCTCTTTAGGATCCATATCTTCCCCTCATCGCGGTTTTTGATGCTCAGCCGGTATCAAATGCGGGAACCCCGATCCTCGACACCGGACGTTTAGCCCCTTTTTGAATCTTTATCGAAAATGCTGTATCCCGGATCCAGTATCATTTCTTCCTTTCTAATCTAACTGCGCTGTACAAATGCGGCAGGTCTTTCGGGTGGCCACGTTTCTGATTTTGCACCTGGGACACTCCGTTTCGATCTTGTCGCGTACCCAGGGGAGAAGGCCGTTCGGCATGTAGAGAAGGATTAACAGGATGACAAGCGCGAACATCAGCATGCGAATCTCGGGCCAAAAGCGGAAAAACTCCAGCAAGGGAAAGAGGATAAAGACGGCTCCGATGGGCCCATATATAGTGACTACCCCGCCGAATATTGCCCAAATTACAACAGTGAAGGACATGGTGACTTCCAGGTTGGCGGGGCCGGCTATCCTCATAAAATGGGCGTAGAGCCCCCCGGATATCCCGGCAAAAAAACCACTGAGGCAAAAGGCCAGAAGCTTATAACGGGTAGTATTGATGCCCGCAGTCCTCACGGCCAACTCATCTTCCCTAATGGCGTGGAAAATAAGGCCGGTATTCGAGTGGGTTATCTTCCACATGATTGTGCCCAGGGCCAGCATGGTCACTACCGTAATATAGTAATCAGTGATGCGGGACCCGGAAAGACGATCCAGGCCGGAGATTCCCAACTCACCTCCCGTGAACTGAGGGATGGCGAAGACAATGCCCATCAGGATAATTGGGAAGGCTAAGGTAGTCAGGGCTAAGTAAGTCCCTTTGAGCCTGAGGCAGGGAATGCCGATAACCAGACCGGCTAAAACCGCAGCCAGTGCACCCAGAGGGATACTGCCCCAGGGAGGTAGGTGAGCGTGCAGATTCAAAAGAGCGGCAGTGTATGCAGCCACGCCAAAGAAGAGGGCGTGTCCGAAATTCATCTGGCCGGTAAAACCGGACAGGAGATCCCAGCTGGCCGCGAAAATGGCGAAAATGCTGGTCAAAATCAGGATACGCAGCAGGTAAGGATCCTGAGTAACCAAGGGCAAGAAGAGGAGAACGAAAAAGAAAAGAAGAACAACCACCCGGCTGGGGAGGACGAGTACCTCCCCCTTAAAAACGGTATAAAGCTTTCTCAGATAGAAACCCAGTAGCCCCATGTCTATCTCTCTTCCTCAAAAGCAATGCCAAAAAGCCCTTCCGGCCTAATCAACAGCACCAGGATCATAATGGACAGGGCCACAGAACCCTTGAGGTAAGAACCCATGGGTAGCAAAAAGACCACCAACGCCTCGGCAAATCCCAGGATATAGGCCCCGACAAAACTCCCCTTGATACTGCCCAGTCCGCCCAGGACTACGACAGCCATCATCATGATCAGGGGGTGCATCCACATAAAGGGATTAACGATAGCCAGGGGAGCAATCACGGCGCCCGTAAAGGCGGCCAGCCCGACGGAGACACCCATGGTAATCATGGCCACCCGGCTCTCATTCATACCCATTAGGTTGGCCACTTCCCGATCCTGAGCCGTAGAGCGAATAGCCAGACCAAGCCTGGTTTTCAATAACAAGGCCCAGACCACGGCCAACACCAACAGAGCCATGGCAACGGTCAGCAATTGTTGATAGGCGATCTTCACCCCGAAAACCATCCGGTATCCCTCAACCAGAGACGGCACGCCCAGAAAGTCTCCGGTGAAGATGAGGAGCATGATTT
It contains:
- a CDS encoding AMP-binding protein, with the translated sequence MDPKELYLSKPWLKYYPKGVPSEVDVPEISVPELFDQRADKYASKTALIFYGNKISYKKLKELIDRFATALADLGVIKGQTVALYLLNCPQYVIAYFAALKVGAKVTPISPVYTSKEVKHQLEDSEAETIICQDILYDNVEKTGISLKNVILTNIAEYLPLLKKQLGKSALGKVYGEMHVPTPKYIDEAGLLKFQTLIKKYPPRPPKIEIQPREDIAALPYTGGTTGLPKAAILTHHNIVSLQAQTVSFWPIFEEGKEVVIAFLPFFHIYGQVVVMLNGLVQGATLVLFTTPDIDDILSAMERYQASGFYGVPTLFEYLKDYEKTDRVNWKRLKLIACGADTLHESTIKDWERRTGTKILEGYGMTETTAVSHSTPYDRPKSGSFGVPIPGVTAAVVDADGTEFKGIDEVGELILHGPNMMQGYWKRPEETKDSIIDIDGKKWLRTGDLVRMDEEGYFHFFDRKRDLIKYKGYSVFARHVEEVLYRHPQIKAAGVVGVPDPKVGQLIKAYVVLQSDARGKISEEEIMEFCRENLAHYKVPKIIEFRGELPKTDVGKVSRRELREEAEET
- a CDS encoding branched-chain amino acid ABC transporter permease, producing the protein MGLLGFYLRKLYTVFKGEVLVLPSRVVVLLFFFVLLFLPLVTQDPYLLRILILTSIFAIFAASWDLLSGFTGQMNFGHALFFGVAAYTAALLNLHAHLPPWGSIPLGALAAVLAGLVIGIPCLRLKGTYLALTTLAFPIILMGIVFAIPQFTGGELGISGLDRLSGSRITDYYITVVTMLALGTIMWKITHSNTGLIFHAIREDELAVRTAGINTTRYKLLAFCLSGFFAGISGGLYAHFMRIAGPANLEVTMSFTVVIWAIFGGVVTIYGPIGAVFILFPLLEFFRFWPEIRMLMFALVILLILLYMPNGLLPWVRDKIETECPRCKIRNVATRKTCRICTAQLD
- a CDS encoding branched-chain amino acid ABC transporter permease encodes the protein MILDIIISSLINGSVYALLAIGFSLIFGVARIVNIAHTAFYMLAAYFIYYGTHKLGVNPALCMLVAIIPVTLIGLISYKLFIDPIREHEAAVLIATIALAMAMQEIMLLIFTGDFLGVPSLVEGYRMVFGVKIAYQQLLTVAMALLVLAVVWALLLKTRLGLAIRSTAQDREVANLMGMNESRVAMITMGVSVGLAAFTGAVIAPLAIVNPFMWMHPLIMMMAVVVLGGLGSIKGSFVGAYILGFAEALVVFLLPMGSYLKGSVALSIMILVLLIRPEGLFGIAFEEER